A genomic region of Criblamydia sequanensis CRIB-18 contains the following coding sequences:
- the lnt gene encoding apolipoprotein N-acyltransferase — MYIKRYALIFLSWILVAFGQPAWFGFLGPLAASIAFSLFWKETATFESSKKRFIYGFFFFFFVQAVQFSWFLSHPYYYIYFVYLALLTLYGIQFGFLTLLVKKNWVENIGYVFFLSGLWVWMEWSRLFWLSGVSFNPVGLYLSENIFSLQTASLGGVYLLSFLVIFTNLLFLRSLDETHKIRRLAGSFLFALIPYFFGFFQISEHLHKIEHEKEKKLNLLLVQTAFPIEETLSFSSKAQKVAYVMDEWKEIAALIAKDKEKPLDLIVLPEMCVPFGVYSCLFPLTHVEKVMTDAFGKTAIASRPDLDEYVFKVENTSHGAYSFVNNLFWIKWLSRLTNASILMGIEDVEDRGAKREYFSSAILVSGNQSEIPRYDKRILVPMGEYIPGEFLKSIASWYGIQSSFTPGSAAKVFKAKDTSFGVAICYEETFGNLMLENKKEGAELLVNLTSDGWFPDSRLPKQHLDHSRIRTVEMGVALVRSCNTGVTAAFDSLGREIKQLGKDFIDLQNERGSLFVELPIYHYKTFYSQTGDAAILGFSFLSLLFINKGRRKLKL, encoded by the coding sequence GTGTACATAAAAAGATATGCGCTTATTTTTTTAAGCTGGATCCTTGTAGCATTCGGACAGCCGGCATGGTTTGGATTTCTTGGGCCTTTAGCTGCAAGTATTGCATTTTCTCTTTTTTGGAAAGAAACCGCAACCTTTGAATCTTCTAAAAAGCGATTTATATACGGCTTTTTCTTTTTCTTTTTTGTTCAAGCCGTTCAATTTTCATGGTTTCTTTCCCATCCTTATTACTACATCTATTTTGTTTACTTGGCGCTTTTGACACTTTACGGGATTCAATTCGGCTTCCTTACCCTTTTAGTGAAAAAAAATTGGGTAGAGAATATCGGTTATGTTTTTTTTCTATCCGGTCTTTGGGTTTGGATGGAATGGTCTCGTCTTTTTTGGCTGTCGGGTGTTAGCTTCAACCCCGTTGGCTTATATCTTTCCGAGAATATTTTTTCTCTGCAAACAGCCTCTTTAGGGGGCGTCTATTTACTTTCGTTTCTTGTGATTTTTACAAATCTTCTTTTCCTAAGAAGTTTAGATGAAACTCATAAGATAAGACGTCTTGCAGGTTCTTTTTTATTTGCTTTAATCCCTTATTTCTTTGGTTTTTTTCAAATTTCAGAACACCTTCATAAAATCGAGCATGAAAAAGAAAAAAAATTAAACCTCTTACTTGTACAAACTGCCTTCCCCATTGAAGAAACGCTTTCCTTTTCATCCAAAGCTCAAAAGGTGGCTTATGTTATGGATGAATGGAAGGAAATAGCAGCCCTTATCGCTAAGGATAAAGAAAAACCGCTCGATTTGATTGTATTGCCGGAAATGTGTGTGCCCTTTGGAGTCTACTCCTGTCTTTTTCCTTTGACTCATGTTGAAAAAGTCATGACGGACGCCTTTGGAAAAACGGCCATAGCAAGCCGCCCTGATTTAGATGAATATGTGTTTAAAGTTGAAAACACAAGCCATGGGGCCTATTCTTTTGTCAATAATCTTTTTTGGATTAAGTGGCTTTCGAGACTTACAAACGCAAGTATTTTAATGGGTATAGAGGATGTTGAAGACAGAGGGGCGAAAAGAGAATATTTCAGTTCCGCTATCCTGGTTTCCGGAAATCAATCCGAGATTCCTCGTTATGATAAACGTATTCTTGTACCGATGGGTGAGTATATTCCCGGAGAGTTTCTAAAAAGCATCGCGTCTTGGTATGGTATCCAGTCTTCTTTTACGCCTGGGAGCGCTGCAAAAGTTTTTAAAGCCAAAGACACTTCATTTGGAGTTGCGATTTGCTATGAAGAAACTTTTGGCAACCTCATGCTTGAAAATAAAAAGGAAGGCGCTGAACTCCTTGTAAATTTAACAAGCGATGGCTGGTTTCCGGATTCCCGATTGCCCAAGCAGCATCTTGACCATTCAAGGATAAGGACAGTTGAAATGGGAGTGGCATTAGTAAGGTCTTGTAATACCGGGGTGACGGCTGCCTTTGATAGTTTAGGAAGAGAAATAAAGCAATTAGGCAAAGATTTTATTGATTTGCAAAATGAGAGAGGGAGCCTTTTTGTGGAGCTTCCCATCTATCATTATAAAACTTTTTATAGTCAAACAGGCGATGCGGCCATCTTGGGTTTCTCTTTTCTATCTCTCTTGTTTATAAATAAGGGAAGAAGAAAATTAAAATTATAA
- the lpxC gene encoding UDP-3-O-acyl-N-acetylglucosamine deacetylase has protein sequence MDEPRGQQTILNEAAFSGIGIHTGRCVSLKFCPAPENTGVVFKRMDLPSEPVIPATVEYVVDTERSTTLGLHDVRIHTVEHVLAAVRALGIDNLIIELTNIEPPAANGGSDIFVDLLEQAKIVPQKAEAKIVSLKYPVFVSHGDIHLVALPYKGFKISYTLSYTKSQALHSQYGSFEINPEIFKREIAPCRTFALYEEVSHLMDLGLIKGGSLDNAVIIKEDVIFSKGGLAFQDEMVRHKILDLVGDLSLVGFPFEAHIVAIRSGHSSNCALAKKILNSITMENTRDVSECFSFKC, from the coding sequence ATGGATGAGCCAAGAGGGCAGCAAACAATTTTAAATGAAGCTGCATTTTCAGGCATTGGCATTCATACCGGCAGATGTGTTTCCTTAAAGTTTTGTCCTGCCCCCGAAAATACTGGGGTTGTTTTCAAAAGAATGGATCTCCCGAGCGAACCTGTAATTCCCGCGACAGTTGAATACGTCGTAGATACGGAAAGAAGCACAACTCTTGGCCTTCATGATGTTCGAATACATACAGTGGAACATGTCTTGGCTGCTGTCCGAGCGCTTGGAATTGATAACCTTATTATTGAGTTAACCAATATAGAGCCGCCGGCTGCCAATGGGGGATCGGACATTTTTGTAGATCTTCTTGAACAGGCAAAAATTGTTCCTCAAAAAGCTGAAGCTAAAATTGTTTCATTAAAGTATCCGGTTTTTGTCTCTCATGGAGATATTCACCTTGTGGCTCTGCCCTATAAAGGATTTAAGATTAGCTACACCTTAAGTTACACCAAATCCCAAGCGCTGCATTCTCAATATGGCTCTTTTGAGATCAACCCCGAAATTTTTAAAAGAGAAATTGCCCCTTGTAGAACTTTTGCCCTTTATGAAGAAGTCTCCCATCTTATGGATTTAGGCCTCATAAAAGGAGGCAGCTTGGACAACGCGGTTATCATCAAAGAGGATGTCATCTTTAGCAAAGGGGGCCTTGCTTTCCAAGATGAGATGGTCAGACATAAAATCCTTGATCTCGTCGGTGACTTATCTTTGGTCGGATTCCCTTTTGAAGCCCATATCGTTGCCATCCGGTCCGGCCACTCATCAAACTGTGCTTTAGCAAAAAAAATTTTAAATTCGATCACCATGGAGAATACACGAGATGTCAGCGAATGCTTCTCTTTTAAATGTTAA
- the fabZ gene encoding 3-hydroxyacyl-ACP dehydratase FabZ: MSANASLLNVKEIMQILPHRYPFLLVDKVIEVDLEKGRIVAQKNLTINEAFFQGHFPEAPIMPGVLIIEALAQAGGVLVYLKANEKTSKIAVLMNIKEAKFRSPVRPGDVLKLVCEGIHFSAKGGKINALAYIDDKIAAQAEMGFALVDKGNI, from the coding sequence ATGTCAGCGAATGCTTCTCTTTTAAATGTTAAAGAAATTATGCAGATATTGCCTCATCGCTACCCATTTTTATTAGTGGATAAAGTGATTGAAGTTGATTTGGAAAAGGGTCGTATTGTAGCCCAAAAGAATCTGACGATTAACGAAGCCTTTTTTCAGGGCCATTTTCCTGAAGCACCCATCATGCCGGGAGTTTTAATTATCGAAGCTTTGGCGCAAGCGGGCGGTGTTCTTGTGTATCTAAAGGCGAATGAAAAGACTTCAAAAATTGCCGTTCTGATGAATATTAAAGAAGCTAAATTCAGATCGCCTGTGAGACCGGGGGATGTTCTAAAACTTGTTTGCGAAGGCATTCACTTCAGCGCAAAAGGGGGAAAGATAAATGCTCTAGCTTATATTGACGATAAAATTGCAGCTCAGGCTGAAATGGGTTTTGCTCTAGTAGACAAAGGCAATATCTAA
- the lpxA gene encoding acyl-ACP--UDP-N-acetylglucosamine O-acyltransferase → MNKRNIHPTAIIQPGAQIGENVTIEPYAIIKENVVLRDGVTIKSHAYIDGYTTIGENTTIYPSAVIGTKTQDLKYKGEKTFVHIGKSCEIREFVTINSSCQENSVVEVGDHCLLMAYCHVAHNCTIGDFVVMSNGATLAGHVNVEDHAIIGGMTPIHQFTNVGTYAMVGGLSRITNDIPPYTIGGGIPFKYGGLNIIGLKRHGFSLEVRQELSKAFKLIFRSQLKLKEALAACETELKQTPEVKHFIHFCHTSKRGLMGIGSEKNEEETEKLEAVLE, encoded by the coding sequence ATGAATAAACGAAACATCCATCCGACTGCTATTATACAACCTGGCGCCCAAATTGGCGAGAATGTCACAATTGAGCCTTATGCGATCATTAAAGAGAATGTCGTGTTAAGAGACGGGGTAACGATCAAATCCCATGCTTATATTGATGGCTATACAACGATTGGTGAAAACACGACTATTTACCCTTCCGCTGTTATTGGGACGAAGACACAGGATTTAAAATATAAGGGGGAGAAAACATTTGTCCATATCGGAAAGTCTTGCGAAATTCGGGAATTTGTTACAATTAATTCTTCCTGCCAAGAAAATTCCGTTGTGGAAGTAGGAGATCACTGTCTTTTGATGGCTTATTGTCATGTGGCCCATAATTGCACTATTGGGGATTTTGTAGTGATGTCTAATGGAGCGACCCTTGCAGGACATGTCAATGTTGAAGACCATGCCATTATTGGCGGGATGACCCCGATCCATCAATTTACAAATGTTGGAACCTACGCCATGGTGGGGGGCTTAAGCCGTATAACCAATGACATCCCTCCCTATACAATAGGCGGTGGAATTCCCTTCAAGTATGGCGGCTTAAATATTATCGGTTTAAAGCGGCATGGTTTTTCCTTAGAGGTAAGACAAGAGCTCTCAAAAGCTTTTAAACTTATTTTCAGATCCCAATTAAAGCTCAAGGAGGCCTTAGCTGCTTGTGAAACGGAGTTGAAGCAGACCCCGGAAGTTAAACATTTTATTCATTTTTGCCACACTTCAAAAAGAGGTTTGATGGGGATCGGGTCTGAGAAAAATGAAGAAGAAACAGAAAAATTAGAAGCGGTTTTAGAATAA
- the fmt gene encoding methionyl-tRNA formyltransferase, protein MRIVFFGTPNFSAHLLEHLLKSGVEVALVVTRKDKPKGRNLEVSKSPVKELAESLGLSCFSPDKVSEKASIEKLREIGADLFVVVAFGEIVSQEILNLPSLACINVHTSLLPKYRGAAPIQRAIMDGEVKTGVTIMHMVKKMDAGDIISQKEVLIEEEETFGGLEEKLLEISKELLLQTLLNFKKGKPKAIPQNEALVTYAAKIELEDCKIDWKLPLKETHNLVRGVNPYPGAWTEIRLNGKLTPLKIWLTKYWEEIKTPLTRLTIENNRLLISSEQGTLEVLELQLPGKKRMRTSEWLRGARIQSIELV, encoded by the coding sequence ATGCGAATTGTTTTTTTTGGAACACCGAACTTTTCAGCGCATTTACTTGAACACCTCCTTAAGTCGGGGGTTGAAGTTGCTCTTGTTGTGACAAGAAAGGATAAACCGAAAGGACGTAACCTTGAGGTGTCTAAGTCGCCTGTAAAAGAGCTTGCTGAATCCCTTGGGCTATCCTGTTTTTCCCCGGATAAAGTATCGGAGAAGGCTTCTATTGAAAAATTAAGGGAAATAGGCGCTGACTTATTTGTGGTCGTGGCTTTTGGTGAAATTGTAAGCCAGGAAATTTTGAATTTGCCAAGCCTTGCCTGCATAAATGTCCATACAAGCTTATTGCCGAAATATAGAGGAGCCGCCCCCATTCAGAGAGCTATTATGGATGGAGAAGTAAAAACAGGCGTCACTATCATGCATATGGTAAAAAAAATGGATGCCGGCGATATCATTTCTCAAAAAGAAGTGCTTATTGAAGAAGAAGAAACTTTTGGAGGCCTTGAAGAAAAACTGTTAGAGATAAGCAAAGAGCTCCTTTTGCAAACCCTCCTTAACTTTAAAAAAGGGAAGCCTAAAGCCATTCCGCAAAATGAAGCCTTAGTTACCTATGCTGCTAAAATCGAACTTGAAGACTGCAAAATTGATTGGAAGCTTCCTTTAAAAGAAACTCATAACCTGGTTCGCGGGGTTAATCCTTACCCCGGGGCCTGGACAGAAATACGTTTAAATGGGAAATTAACCCCCTTAAAAATATGGTTAACAAAATATTGGGAAGAAATAAAAACACCTTTAACTCGACTGACTATTGAAAACAATCGCCTCCTCATTTCATCTGAACAAGGCACCCTAGAAGTTTTAGAGCTTCAACTTCCCGGAAAAAAAAGAATGCGCACCTCCGAATGGTTAAGGGGAGCGCGTATACAATCCATTGAGTTAGTATGA
- a CDS encoding SLBB domain-containing protein, which translates to MNSRSNASLYPHEWFAISVYLSIFIFIALISWLNGGLESLEVLSKESVEQSLSVYISGAVKKPGCYRLGRGSTLGEALSLAELQDNADTRNLNLEGNLIDEQRIKVKGVKKIPIEVIYKSRGLKKDIVWVKAKSRFEELKNEIYLENGEVILFPKRRKIVRENDQIIVEKKPGLKPS; encoded by the coding sequence ATGAATAGTCGATCTAACGCATCTCTTTATCCGCATGAGTGGTTTGCAATATCTGTCTACCTCTCGATCTTTATCTTTATCGCTCTTATTTCTTGGTTAAATGGAGGTCTTGAATCCCTCGAGGTCCTTTCGAAAGAATCCGTTGAGCAATCACTTTCTGTTTACATAAGCGGGGCTGTCAAAAAACCGGGCTGTTATCGGCTAGGGCGAGGTTCCACTTTGGGAGAAGCGCTTTCTTTAGCCGAGCTTCAAGACAATGCCGATACCCGAAACCTGAATTTAGAGGGAAATCTTATTGATGAGCAAAGAATCAAGGTTAAGGGCGTCAAAAAAATACCCATAGAAGTTATTTATAAGTCCCGCGGGCTCAAAAAAGACATTGTTTGGGTTAAAGCCAAATCACGATTTGAAGAGTTAAAAAATGAAATTTACTTGGAAAATGGGGAAGTTATCCTTTTTCCGAAGCGTCGGAAAATTGTTAGAGAAAATGATCAAATTATTGTAGAAAAGAAGCCGGGGTTAAAGCCATCCTAA
- the rplC gene encoding 50S ribosomal protein L3, which produces MALKLMGRKRGMVQLFDDAGNAVPCTAIELSKNVVTQIKTEETDGYVAVQLGFEEVIAKDSRTKEKRTKKPQRGHFLKSGVQPVKNLSESRLEKVEDIQLGQEFGVEVFNEIKHVDVTGISKGKGFQGVMKLHNYSGGPASHGASQFHRSRGSQGMRSTPGRCLPGIPQASHMGDRKVTVQNLRVVEVLPEDNVLLVEGAIPGPVNGLVYITAAEKKKSKAA; this is translated from the coding sequence ATGGCGCTCAAATTGATGGGTAGAAAGCGTGGCATGGTACAGCTGTTCGACGATGCAGGCAATGCCGTTCCATGCACAGCGATCGAACTAAGTAAAAATGTTGTTACGCAAATTAAAACTGAGGAAACTGACGGTTATGTTGCTGTTCAGCTTGGGTTTGAAGAAGTAATAGCTAAAGACTCTAGAACGAAAGAGAAAAGAACAAAAAAACCACAGCGCGGTCACTTTTTAAAAAGCGGCGTTCAGCCTGTGAAAAATCTTTCCGAATCAAGGCTTGAAAAAGTTGAAGATATTCAATTAGGTCAAGAATTTGGAGTAGAAGTCTTTAATGAGATTAAACACGTAGACGTTACCGGAATCTCAAAAGGAAAAGGATTTCAGGGGGTTATGAAGTTGCATAACTATAGCGGCGGACCTGCTTCCCACGGTGCTTCTCAGTTTCATAGATCAAGAGGGTCTCAAGGTATGAGATCGACCCCCGGTCGTTGCTTGCCAGGTATCCCGCAAGCAAGCCATATGGGTGACCGTAAAGTAACAGTTCAAAATCTTCGGGTTGTCGAAGTTCTTCCGGAAGACAATGTGCTTCTGGTTGAAGGCGCGATTCCAGGTCCTGTAAATGGACTTGTTTATATCACCGCCGCAGAGAAAAAGAAATCAAAAGCGGCGTAA
- the rplD gene encoding 50S ribosomal protein L4 has translation MATLAKYNLSGEKIGSAKVSESLATAEANTQMIKDYIVALRENQRQWSANTKGRSEVVHTTAKPFKQKGTGRARQGMLVSPQYRGGGIVFGPKPKFDQHVRINQKERKKAIRCLIGEKIRAGRFHIIESTSLDEPKTKAVASLLKQAGAEGKRALFLGEGEYMEVEHEDVVHKVSVKSSKHSNFIKSLRNIPKVSFALAKNISGYDVMIAHDIYVTAPALQELEEWLCNE, from the coding sequence GTGGCAACCTTAGCAAAATACAATTTAAGTGGCGAAAAAATCGGTTCAGCAAAAGTGAGCGAATCACTTGCAACAGCCGAAGCCAACACACAAATGATTAAAGATTATATTGTCGCCCTTCGTGAAAATCAGCGCCAATGGTCTGCAAATACAAAAGGACGCTCTGAAGTCGTTCATACAACTGCAAAGCCTTTCAAGCAAAAAGGAACAGGTCGCGCCCGTCAGGGAATGCTTGTTTCTCCTCAGTATAGAGGGGGAGGTATCGTTTTTGGTCCGAAGCCAAAATTTGATCAGCATGTTCGAATCAACCAGAAAGAGCGAAAAAAAGCAATCCGATGCCTAATTGGTGAAAAAATTAGAGCTGGAAGATTCCACATTATTGAATCAACATCATTGGATGAGCCTAAGACTAAAGCTGTGGCATCTCTTCTTAAGCAAGCCGGAGCCGAAGGTAAAAGAGCTCTTTTCCTAGGTGAAGGTGAGTATATGGAAGTGGAACACGAAGATGTTGTACACAAAGTGAGCGTAAAAAGTTCAAAACATAGCAATTTCATCAAGAGTTTGCGAAACATTCCTAAGGTTTCTTTTGCATTAGCAAAGAATATCAGTGGGTATGATGTGATGATCGCGCATGATATTTATGTCACAGCGCCCGCTTTGCAAGAGTTAGAAGAATGGCTCTGTAACGAGTAA
- the rplW gene encoding 50S ribosomal protein L23 — protein sequence MKENIKNPYAIIKHLHVTEKSRVLQELKNASSNPSLKKCESPKYVFVVDKNANKSEIAGAVEAIYKDKNVKVVKVNTIHVKGKKRRLRGKPGMTASIKKAVVTLDIGDNLDLV from the coding sequence ATGAAAGAAAATATTAAAAACCCTTACGCAATCATTAAGCATCTGCATGTGACTGAAAAGTCAAGAGTACTGCAGGAGCTGAAAAACGCATCTAGCAATCCGTCACTTAAAAAGTGCGAATCTCCAAAGTATGTGTTTGTTGTCGATAAGAACGCAAATAAAAGCGAGATTGCAGGGGCAGTAGAAGCGATTTATAAAGATAAGAATGTCAAAGTTGTGAAAGTGAATACAATCCATGTTAAAGGCAAAAAACGCCGTTTACGTGGAAAGCCTGGCATGACGGCATCCATTAAAAAAGCAGTTGTCACCTTAGATATCGGCGACAACCTCGATCTCGTTTAA
- the rplB gene encoding 50S ribosomal protein L2, translated as MLRKYRPITPGTRQLVLPVHEKLTRAEEGKRAKVKPHKPLLKSKKRTNGRNNHGHITCRHKGGGHKRRYRLVDFKRDKENIPAKVASIEYDPNRSAYIALINYADGEKRYILAPEGLKQGDLVQTSSEPPFSVGVCMKLKDMPLGSTVHGIELYPGKGAKLVRSAGLSAQLMARSNGYAAIRMPSGEVRQINEDCRASFGQVSNSEHNLRVEGKAGRSRWKGIRPTVRGTVMNPVDHPHGGGEGKSKGNHPQTPWAQYTNGFKTRSLKKSNKFIIKDRRKK; from the coding sequence ATGTTGCGAAAATACCGTCCAATAACACCAGGAACAAGGCAGCTAGTGTTGCCCGTTCACGAAAAGTTGACGCGTGCTGAAGAAGGAAAGCGGGCAAAAGTAAAACCTCACAAGCCTCTTCTTAAGTCAAAAAAACGTACAAACGGACGAAACAACCACGGTCATATCACCTGCCGCCACAAGGGTGGAGGTCATAAGAGACGCTATCGTTTAGTTGACTTTAAGCGCGATAAGGAAAATATTCCTGCAAAAGTTGCGTCTATTGAATACGATCCTAACCGATCTGCTTACATTGCGCTCATTAACTACGCTGATGGTGAAAAGCGATATATCTTAGCTCCAGAAGGACTAAAGCAGGGCGATCTTGTTCAGACAAGCAGTGAGCCTCCTTTTTCTGTTGGGGTTTGCATGAAGTTAAAAGACATGCCGCTTGGTTCTACCGTTCACGGGATTGAACTCTATCCTGGAAAAGGAGCCAAATTGGTGCGTTCAGCCGGGTTATCAGCTCAGTTGATGGCGAGAAGCAACGGTTATGCTGCTATCAGAATGCCTTCCGGAGAAGTTCGTCAAATCAATGAAGATTGTAGAGCATCTTTCGGACAAGTATCAAACTCTGAGCATAATTTGAGAGTTGAAGGAAAAGCCGGAAGATCAAGATGGAAAGGTATCCGTCCAACCGTCCGGGGTACTGTTATGAACCCAGTCGACCACCCTCACGGTGGCGGTGAAGGAAAAAGCAAGGGTAACCACCCTCAGACGCCTTGGGCTCAATATACTAATGGCTTCAAAACGCGTTCACTTAAGAAGTCCAATAAATTCATCATTAAAGATCGTAGGAAGAAGTAA
- the rpsS gene encoding 30S ribosomal protein S19, with the protein MGRSLKKGPFVDHHLLKKVNEMNGKNEKKPIKTWSRRSMIIPDMIGHTFEVHNGKKFITVFVTDNMVGHRLGEFSPTRMFKGHPVKK; encoded by the coding sequence ATGGGCAGATCACTTAAGAAAGGTCCGTTCGTCGACCATCATTTACTTAAAAAAGTAAACGAGATGAATGGAAAAAATGAAAAAAAACCGATTAAAACATGGTCAAGGCGTTCAATGATAATTCCTGACATGATCGGACACACCTTCGAAGTCCACAACGGTAAAAAATTTATTACCGTGTTTGTCACAGACAATATGGTGGGTCATCGATTAGGCGAATTCTCTCCGACTCGCATGTTTAAGGGGCATCCCGTTAAGAAATAG
- the rplV gene encoding 50S ribosomal protein L22 has translation MALAKAVSKYIRISPRKVRVVAGIIKNMPVDAASFQLKASNLKGGRLLKKTLDSAVANAEINHDLKREELKVIEVRVDEGPRLKRARSRSKGGRHPILKRTSHLTVIVGKE, from the coding sequence ATGGCTCTAGCTAAAGCAGTTTCAAAATATATCAGGATCAGCCCCCGTAAAGTTAGGGTTGTCGCAGGCATCATTAAAAATATGCCTGTGGATGCAGCAAGCTTTCAATTGAAAGCTTCTAACTTGAAAGGCGGACGTCTTTTGAAAAAGACATTGGACAGTGCAGTTGCCAATGCAGAAATCAATCATGACCTCAAACGTGAAGAATTGAAGGTTATAGAAGTTCGTGTGGATGAAGGTCCAAGGTTAAAGCGGGCGCGTTCTCGTAGTAAAGGCGGACGGCACCCCATCTTGAAACGAACAAGCCACCTGACAGTAATTGTCGGTAAAGAATAG
- the rpsC gene encoding 30S ribosomal protein S3 has translation MGQKANPIGLRLIRNKNWRSKWYANKQEFGSLLIEDTKIRDYLKNKPACQGASMILIRRMSEKIEVTIATARPGLVIGKKGAEIDVLKAELSKMTGKEVWIEVEEIKRPDLDARIVADGIAKQLERRIPFRRAMKKAIQSTIDAGALGIKVQVSGRLGGAEIARTEWYKEGSIPLHTLRADIDFAKGRAETTYGSIGVKVWINRGDDDRVKKEGA, from the coding sequence ATGGGACAAAAAGCAAATCCAATTGGTTTGCGCCTGATCAGAAATAAGAATTGGCGCTCAAAGTGGTATGCCAACAAACAAGAATTTGGCTCACTGTTAATAGAAGATACTAAAATTCGCGACTATTTGAAGAATAAGCCGGCGTGTCAAGGCGCATCAATGATTTTGATTCGTCGTATGAGCGAAAAGATTGAAGTTACAATCGCAACCGCAAGACCCGGTCTCGTTATCGGTAAAAAAGGCGCAGAAATTGATGTTCTTAAAGCCGAGCTGTCAAAAATGACTGGCAAGGAAGTATGGATCGAGGTTGAAGAAATCAAAAGACCTGATCTCGATGCAAGAATAGTAGCTGACGGAATCGCGAAGCAATTAGAAAGACGTATTCCTTTTAGAAGAGCTATGAAAAAAGCCATTCAGTCCACGATAGACGCGGGAGCGCTTGGAATTAAAGTTCAAGTTTCCGGTCGTTTAGGCGGTGCTGAAATCGCAAGAACCGAATGGTACAAAGAAGGTAGTATTCCTTTGCACACTCTTCGCGCGGATATCGATTTTGCTAAGGGACGTGCAGAAACAACATACGGAAGCATTGGCGTTAAAGTTTGGATTAACCGAGGCGATGATGACCGTGTTAAGAAGGAAGGTGCTTAA